The following is a genomic window from Strongyloides ratti genome assembly S_ratti_ED321, chromosome : 1.
tttttataaatatatataatttctatttttagagataatatatttcaattatttaaattaatgtgaaataatttttacctAAAGAAGTTAAGATTTAATAGTTgtggtaatttttttttactatactTATATACATGTATAgataagaatttttaaaatttatttatattatctttctataaataaaataaaaggaTGTTTGCATTGGCATTAGATGAGTATGCCGATccaaaattaaatgaattagCTAAAGTTGATTATGTTGCTCATGGAATTATTATGCCAATTTTTCTTTCTATAGgtaattgttaaatttttaattcaacaataaatttttaattaattttttttttaatatttaaaggttttttaaatcaatgtATGAATGTTAAAACATTATCACAATTACCTTCACCAggatttttatatttaaaagcaTCAGCTATTGCTGATATTCTTTCAATTGTAGCGTTAATACCATTTGTATTACGTCATATGCATGTTCATTATTGTTACTCATATTTGGCTATGTTTTATCATGCACATTTAGAGTTACCAATTGCTAACAGTCTAATAACAACAAGTGCATTATGTATAGTTAGTATGACAATAGATCGGTACCTTTCAATATGCCAtccaataaaattttttaataatgttgaaTCTCgcaaaagaataaaaaataccattggatgtttatattttataagtatTCTTGTTTATATTCCTTCATGTTGGCAAAATTATGTACATGGTGAAAGTAtggtaaatttaaatatatcttcAAGAGATCGTCTAGATGACTATTGCAAACTTGATGTTCATTATAAAGgaattatttatatgaaaagATTAAATGAAGAGTTAAATTTTAGTATCATTTTTACAGGATATCTTTTTTCAAGAGAAGTaagttaattattaaaaagtaaatttctATCACAAGAAgtgaagtaaaaaaaaataaagtaatgataataattatatgtttatattattatatataatcatttatacggataattttatgtatcaatgaataaaaaagttacttttagtcttaataattaatatgtatattattaatatatttgataaataaataaataaatatattttatagattaTCTCAAGAATAGGGCCTATACTTATATTAGTATTGCTTAATCTTTTAATGGCAAAATCTCTTTCAAAATTTCATCAACGTAATCTTGATAGAAGAAGATCATTTAGAAGATCATCTAACTCAGAAAGAAATAGAATATCagttcttttatttattacttcagcaacatttattatttgcaATCTTCCAGCATCACTTCTCTCAGTATTTAAGGGTCGATTAACAGATCAATCAATTGGATATCAAATATTTCGTGCTTCATGTAACCTAATTCAATCAACCTCTTAtctttacaatttttatttatatactcTTTGTTCCTCAGAATATAGAGAAGcattcataaaaattataaattgtaaaagGTATATTGATGAAAAAGAAGGAAATTCTAAATTTGTTAGAGGTagtaaaatgattttatcaGTTAATAGTAaggataaaaatatagtacCATTGtaagtattaatattttaatgtatttataaaaaaaaaaagtattataatatatgaaattctttcaaaaaaaaaataaaataaaataaaataaaatttaaatcattttactCACTTTAGATTAAATTCTCCAACACATGCTCTATCAACAAGATCACCAGAATCACCATAATgatatcttcttttttttcaaatactatttatgaaaaaagaaataatattattttttggaCAAAGAAACAATTATCTCATGAAAATTACggtgtattattattattattattattattataattgttataattatttttgttatattcccagaaaaaaaaaattaattaaaaaagaaatttttcttttttttttttgattaatttctttaatgtaataatttttttatgaaaataaaatcttCACCTTCAGGGTGTAattgaagaaattttataaaaatgctTGCAATTACAAAAAAAGCTATAAAAATCTTGTTTGACTAATGACAAAAACTAAAAATGTTaccatttattatttaaagtataaaataaatatgttgaTGATAAAGatcattaaaagaaaatgaaaaaattttaaaagaaaagttaTTTGTGTTTTTAATAgtctttaaatttattataatatatttcactttcaattatctttaaaatttaattatcgTCTACCTAACTACAAGGTATaattatatgtattatatatagatatataaagtatttatttatctttgataatactaaaaatttagctaatagaaaatgattaatcaaaaaatgttGTATTTTGATTTAGATAAAGTGATTTTAATTAGCATGTTATCATTTATACCCatataaaattgaatttataatgaaaattaaaaagaaaaagacaaggataaaatttagtataaatatgtacatatattatatttgacCAGTTGTAGTAAATTGATGAAAGCTggttattataatattagcTTCAAAAATTAGTAAAGTGGAAGTTGTTAAGGAAAAATGATGATGATAGAAAGAAGATAGTAAtgtcttttcttttttcttcacCAAACCTTAATGTGACAAGGATAatgttgaaaatatttatatataaatatctaCTTATTTTCCATCTTTTTTGGCCTtggaaattttaaaaattacttgGAGCAAGTACACTTTTTATTGCACCAACCCATTTTGAATACAAAAGTTGAGACATAAACTATTTTCATCTcactttataataatatcattatcattaatacttcttttatctatttatttttctatgaAAACAACTTTGAATTATacaaataagaaaaaaaaaattttttaattatcttatTGCCATTATTTCAAGAAATCTTGTTTAAccatcttttctttttttattatatattttaaaaagatgttttattactatatatatatatatatattttttttatatatataatatttgctaaataaaataaaaataaatatgtagaaattttataaatttaatcatttctacaaaaaaaaattatccctatatgttattattgtataaattttatgataaaataaatatattagtatttttaacaataatatataagaaaggcaaaatattatattatttatattcataaTAATCACGAATGATTAGATTATTGTTTGATGGTAAATGATATAATGATCATTATTACCATCACCAGCGTCAACATTTCCCAACACTCGAAGATGTATCTATCTATCtatctatatatatcttttataatctcgttttaatatctttgaacaattataaaaatataatatatctatctatatatatatatattttatatattctttcctatatttagaaataatacttttatattaatatttataaagcattattaaaaaaaaaaatataatttttaaattttactttttaaatttattatataaatatttttttatttatttaataaataataaattatcatattagatatataaatataagtattctttttttttgataaaaataatttctactttttaataatataaaacaaacttttattaattattttaatgttaattgccagattaaaatattttttggtgCTTCTTAACttgtatttaatttaaattacttgATAACAATAGTAAAATGAggtaaatatataacttttaatagaaatcttttattaaatattaactataaaaattttaaatacataattttattattaaatgtactatttaaatcatctttattattattgttacaatttttaataaattttacttttaaatagtaattttaattatttatgttaaaattaacctaaaaataaattattacatataaaattttttttttttcacattatgatcattaaaaaaaaaatatgttattaaaaaaatttttttgtaattaatcTTCTTTTCACGttcttatttaattaatccatgattacaattttttttttaatatatgtttaCTAATCATatcaaaagataatattatattatttgtctaaatatcttttaaaatatcggTCAATCAATTGATACagtgaaaaattattttaaacgCCTTAATAGAAGTAATTGTTAAAAGTTTTTcatattatgttaaaaatgaaaCTATTTATGACCagacaattttttaaatacattaaaaatatattatatcctTTTTATctactttatatataatagatCATATTAATGCTTCAATATTATATCTTCTAGATCATGAccctttttttttctcactaataataattgataataatatttctatttttcaatttaactttttagaTGATAATCAGGGCTTTGTTATCTTGCCATAAACCTCCACCAACaacacaaaattttataatattattattattatttcttttatcatttataaatggACAATACTTGgcaaataactattttacaTCACCAGATATTAATGCGGGTTTCTATACAGATATCTCACAGAAAGCATATAAATTAATGGCatcatttttaacaaatggagtttttaaaattatgaaacattcatcaattgattttaatattacctATTCTATTAATCCTCAACAATCTATACAATTAACCTCAATAGGATTAGACTTTTTTGACTATAATTCATTTAACTCAATAATGGAAGTTGGTAATAATGATAACCAATTAAAATGGATAGGTAAAGATTTTAAAGgaacttttaaaatacaatataaaatatttactgaAGGGAAAGAAATTTCTGGTATTGTTCCTATGACACTTGATgggtaattttatttctctttttaattatatttatataataaattaattatttttagtagtACATTTacatttgtattattaacTGGTATCAATAATGATGGTCATCTTAAAACAGAATTAACTAAATGTATAGCATCAGttgaaaaagttaatttacaATTTTCTCCAACTGacattgaatttttaaagacAACAATtccattaatttataaaactattcgtgaaaatattcataatatattatgtCCAACATTTACTGAAGAATTAGTACCAATTATATCAAATCGTCTTATGAATACACCATTATCTGTTTCTTTATTtgatcattattttattaattatggTCTTCTTGGtaatattaaacattatgaaaattatacACATATAGGACATCGTGGTAATGTTTTTGGAATTTTACGTCAAGGAAGAACAAGATTAAATGACTTTAGATTACCATTTAAAGCAATGCCCCTACAaacatcaaataataatataaatgataaaatgttAACATTTACAATGTCTAATTATACCTTAGCATCATTACTTTTTTGGATGGATCAATATAGaaaatttgattttgaaATAAGTAAAGATGCTATAAATAATACACAAATTGGTGGATACCTAAGAACAGAATGTGGTGGTGAAGATATATGTGCTGGAACACTTTTTCCAGCATTAGCTGAAAAATTTCCTAATGGTATGGTTATGATAAAAACACATACAATTGCCACAccaattgttaaaataacatCAAAAGGTGTTTTTGTAACATTTGATTCAAGAGTTGATTCATTTGTAGAACaagttgataaaaaaagaagatttttGACAGCAAATATGTATGCTGAATTAtcattacaaaaaattaattttaaagattatgTATTAAATGGGCAATTAAAGATTGATAAAACTAAGATATCAAATGTTGTATCATTAATTGATGGTATAACATCAGAATCATTAgaatttttagtaaatgcattaaatgaattatttatagCAGATgagatgttaaaaaaattacaaagtGGTATAAAATTACCAATTGTATTGGATTTTGAACAAAAAAGTAGTAGTATAACatttgaagaaaataaaattgtgaTCTCAGCAGATTATTGTTTTGAAGACAACTGTAAAACATCTGAAGGTGCATTATCTGCATCCACAGATCAAGACGCTAATTATTATGATGTTGTTGAgggttaaaaaaaaaagaaaaaaatttttgagacctctataaaaaaaaaagaagtataacaagcataatatttttttttttataaattgtaatatatattaaaattgatcATTTTCTTAAAGAACACAAACATTTTGACTTCCccttcatttatttttattattatttggtGGTGTATCTTTTGCCTTCattatctcttttttttttaatagtgttacttataattatatatgtatattgtaaaatatttttgaaaaataaaaaaaaatatgtatataaatttttattataaaattttatctaaagTAAAATGGCAGGTTTTTGataaacatattattattctaCCTTTTTTGTTTCTAGACAAATAATcatcaattaattttgaaaagtTGAAAAGGGTAGTATAGAAGTagagaaaataaaaagaactagttagatgataaaaatttacccaataagataatattatgacattttttttttatttaacaaagaATGTAATTTTAAGTGTAATTAATTTATGAATTAAACAGATTATTCTACTTTAGCGACATCATATGTTAAGATTGAAACTTCCtctgatatttaaaaatatgataaatttctgtctttttctaaaacttgttttatttgaatattttaaccAACAATATTACGGATTATTTCTAACATAAtactatttattaaattgcCATCTTTGAAAAGTCGTCTTTAACATTTTAGTAaagaacaaatttttaataaaataagagTAGGTATCCAGTAATAAGTTccatttaaataaactaGTTCCATAGTAATATTAAGTTCTTTATTCATGTAATTTTATGAAAGTTGGCAACGACAGTTCGGTATTACTACTCATCTacctgttttttttttggccATTTAGTTAAACTATAGTCATCTGACAGCGATATCATtcaatttcttaaaaattctCAGTTGGATATCTGTAGTTAagaatcttttatatattatgcTCAAAAATCTTTCctatctataaataaaagttgcTTCTTAATATCTTCATTTgaaaagaatttataaactttatcaaaaatctttttaaaatcttcctacaaaatataatatctcAAGAATTAATTGCCTtcaaaaaaaactatttttcttattaatataaatattatagttaaaaattatttttcaaaattttcaaGATCTTACATGCAAAAAGtttcttataataaaatttaaattaaatattttcacttttacaaatgtgtttttttttaccattacataaatattttcatatttaaaagtatcatataaagtttttttttcaaattcttcaaaaaataaaattttaaaaattgataaatgacattgtttaaattaaatttttaaaagagaAAGAAATCACCAGTGTAAAATagttaaatgtaaaaaaaaatttagatactttttaaatttgactAATATAATGTTTTGATAATTCTGCTGTTACAGCAGAAATGTTATaatcataaattaaaattgataatagagaaaatcatttttttaacaagtaacaatttattaacattaatgaaaaaaattttttaaatgtgatttcatttataaaaataaatcaacgtaatcacaaaaaaaaatttattaaaacaaattaagattatatatttttcaaggCAACCTATATTTAGTTTACACTCACTGAATCCCTGTTGACAACACACTCTTTCTAAAcacttttttatatgtatttattaCTTTAGATCATAGGTAAATGATCTCAGTACTGAGAAACAtctaataaaacattttttaggCCGTTCCCGGCGGTATGTGCAATACCGGGCCGACCAGTGAATAGTGAGAAGCAAGCTTCAACAACCATTCAGGTCCCAAAAATCATCTAATCTCAAAACCATCAATGATGGTTGTACCAGAGATTAAGCTGATAAGAACAGATACTACACTTTGATCTGAGCTAAAAAGCTCGAGAAGCGATAACGATATTACAAAAGAGATAGACTCTATTATTTAACCTTTCCAATGACAACTGGGTTAATGCTATGTATAGTTGTATGTATAATAACATAaattctatatatattttatataaatttatatactatgtaaattgttttattaaaattgaaaaaaataaattaataattataatgtttatttatcaaataaaaaaatattttttacgtTAAtctaagtaaaaaaaaaaactaataaattatattgttatttatatatttttaaaatagtaataCAAATCCTGCCATTATGAAACAACAACCTGCAACCCAAAGACTAAGGCGTTCTCCGATTCTTGCACATTTCCAAAAAGTACCagatattctaaaaaaatttaatttattaaaaataatcatctctttaaaaaaagatacccttctttatttttatccatAATTCTTGGAAAGATACCACGAATATATGCACATGTACATATTAGAAGAAGGACAACAGTGATAAGAGattgaaaattaaataaggctgactaaaataattaagaaggcaaaaaaaaaaaattaaaattttaatgtttaaagaGAAAAACATACCATTTCAGAGAGTATATTTCAAGTAATGATGTGGTATTGAAACTTCAATAGATACAAACCTCCAATAATATTGGGAGTTTCTTGTTAAGAtcaacaatataaaaataaaactatttattaatttgtttttttatcacaaaataataataaatacaaaaaaaaaattattaacccATAACAAGGCCGTGTATATCACTACCAGCTTGTACTTTACAAACACAACAACTAGCTATTTGAAGACTTATTTGTTTCCATTCTCCATTGGGATCTTGGCGAAAGACATCTACACTACGATGAAGTTGTTCACATGTTCCCCAACCAGATAAACAATGATTATCTGTATCACATACtaattcatttattattttaggaAAATATCCATCTGGTAATCTTCTCCATGACCAACAAAATGAACATAAATTTATGAATGTTGATGTTCCTGTTGTTGGTTGACCCCGTGGTGTACATGATATCTTGTGCCTTATTCCTATTAATGGTTGGGGAATAGAATTTTTTGATGTTGGTTGATAATTTGTTGATCCATGTATACGTGGACCATGTAAATTTGGTGGAAACATTGGTTCCATTGAAGAATGAAGAGTAATTGGTGGAACAGAACGTtctgtttttatttttactttttcatctaatgtttcatattttaaaatatggggtggttttatattataaatatcttcATTTACTATTTGTTTTCGTGTTGTGGtagttgttgttgttgttgtagAAGTTATATGAATAATAGTTAATTTAGATTTAACATTACTGACAAATGttgatttattttgattaggATTCAATggagttttttttattgtaacatTAACAGATGCTAATAATTGATTTATTCGAACTTGAGAATCTCTTATTATATGTGAAGATTTTACATATGCAGTTGATTGTTTATTTGTAGAAGACATATTTGGATTAATACTTTGTAAAAGATTATTTGGTTTAtgtgaaatataaaatttggaTCTTAACAAAGATTCTTTATTTGaagcatttaaaaattgttttccTTTTTTAACAAGTGGTTCTATGTTAtcaattaatgttttaaCTGGTGTAATAATTGGAATATCAGCAGTcattctatattttttacatttagaGGGATTTAATTCATCATCAAATGGaatatgaaaattaaattttaatgaatttttacttttaataacatgacgataatacaatatataattcATAATACCAACACATTGTAAACATTCTTCAGTTTTACATtgaaattttgttatttcatCTGATGTCATTGGTGGAGTATCTACATATGTTGTATCATGAAATGATAATACAGCTTCCTCTAATGTTACAGCAAGATATCTAGGATCATAATTAATACATTTTGAATGATTTGGTAATGTTATACAAGGAcactataaaaaataaaaaatttcatttaaaaaaaatgataatttaccGTATCTACTTTATTTCCTTTTAGtctttgtttaaaaatttgttcaAAATCTATGTTATCATTACCAcaatatatttgaaatatttgaatagtaagaaaaaaaattaaatgacaTATTAATCTGGATTCTAATAGTAGAATCATAAGAATATGTGttgatgttaaaattttatttataaaaaaaatattttttgcataaaaatatagaataatgtatcaaaaaaaagataaagtttatcaattgattatgtattttataattttataaacaagAAATGAtgcttatattttttttctttaaatctAGTTCTTAACTGGTATgctatgattttttttatcttttttttcatcaatgaaaaaagtaattttttaaatctctttaaaattaaacattatctaaataatttatagttttttttttaaaaaaaaaatataatcaatgAAATTGTAAATCTTCTTCAACTGTTTTAAGTGATTTAATAAGAACATTGACAAAAGAATGGACATCAGTAAAAGTATTGTAATAATGGACTGGTGTGGCACGAATAACATTGGGATACCTTTTGTCAACAGCAACACCATGTTTAATAAGTTGATTATAAACAATACctatatcaaaattaaactttaaacTTAATTGACAACCACGTTGTAATGGATCTTTTGGAGTTATTATTTCacaattaacttttttaatagctcttgttttactatttaaattaaaataataattgattAAACTTTCGAAATAACctgttaaatatatacttcTTTGTctcattttttcaatatttgtttttttatatatttctaaaaatccTAATACACCTACAACAAGCATAAATGGTGGATTTGATATTCTATATCCACTTGGTCCATTATCAAGATCTAATTTATTATCCATAACAAATCGAGTATCAGCTTTGTGACCCCACCATCCAACTAACCTTGGTCTAGAATcttcataatatttattgtgCAAAAACAACCCCCCTAATCCACCAGCACCAGTACAAGCATATTTGTAGGTACACCAAACAGCAAAATCAACATTCCATTCATGAAGTTTTAATGGAACATTAGCAAAAGCATGTGCTAAATCCCATCCAacaatacaatttttttcatgacctttttttgtaatttt
Proteins encoded in this region:
- a CDS encoding G protein-coupled receptor, rhodopsin-like family and GPCR, rhodopsin-like, 7TM domain-containing protein, giving the protein MFALALDEYADPKLNELAKVDYVAHGIIMPIFLSIGFLNQCMNVKTLSQLPSPGFLYLKASAIADILSIVALIPFVLRHMHVHYCYSYLAMFYHAHLELPIANSLITTSALCIVSMTIDRYLSICHPIKFFNNVESRKRIKNTIGCLYFISILVYIPSCWQNYVHGESMVNLNISSRDRLDDYCKLDVHYKGIIYMKRLNEELNFSIIFTGYLFSREIISRIGPILILVLLNLLMAKSLSKFHQRNLDRRRSFRRSSNSERNRISVLLFITSATFIICNLPASLLSVFKGRLTDQSIGYQIFRASCNLIQSTSYLYNFYLYTLCSSEYREAFIKIINCKRYIDEKEGNSKFVRGSKMILSVNSKDKNIVPLLNSPTHALSTRSPESP
- a CDS encoding Lipid-binding serum glycoprotein, C-terminal domain and Bactericidal permeability-increasing protein, alpha/beta domain-containing protein yields the protein MIIRALLSCHKPPPTTQNFIILLLLFLLSFINGQYLANNYFTSPDINAGFYTDISQKAYKLMASFLTNGVFKIMKHSSIDFNITYSINPQQSIQLTSIGLDFFDYNSFNSIMEVGNNDNQLKWIGKDFKGTFKIQYKIFTEGKEISGIVPMTLDGSTFTFVLLTGINNDGHLKTELTKCIASVEKVNLQFSPTDIEFLKTTIPLIYKTIRENIHNILCPTFTEELVPIISNRLMNTPLSVSLFDHYFINYGLLGNIKHYENYTHIGHRGNVFGILRQGRTRLNDFRLPFKAMPLQTSNNNINDKMLTFTMSNYTLASLLFWMDQYRKFDFEISKDAINNTQIGGYLRTECGGEDICAGTLFPALAEKFPNGMVMIKTHTIATPIVKITSKGVFVTFDSRVDSFVEQVDKKRRFLTANMYAELSLQKINFKDYVLNGQLKIDKTKISNVVSLIDGITSESLEFLVNALNELFIADEMLKKLQSGIKLPIVLDFEQKSSSITFEENKIVISADYCFEDNCKTSEGALSASTDQDANYYDVVEG
- a CDS encoding Kynureninase: MTCYDIDIQGFINRNLKNSKLNDFTEKSFATYLDSLEELKCLRDDFHYPKMGKLPHVDHSLVNDDDDSIYMCGNSLGLLPKPTQDIMNKQFKKWAEVGVFGHVDGELPWAFGDELLLDGVAKIVGALPNEISMMNGLTVNLHCLLTSFYKPTSKKYKILLEAKAFPSDHYAIQSQIELKGLKADDCMICLEPRSGEDTLRTEDIIKKIEEEGDSIAIILLPGIQYYTGQLFDIEKITKKGHEKNCIVGWDLAHAFANVPLKLHEWNVDFAVWCTYKYACTGAGGLGGLFLHNKYYEDSRPRLVGWWGHKADTRFVMDNKLDLDNGPSGYRISNPPFMLVVGVLGFLEIYKKTNIEKMRQRSIYLTGYFESLINYYFNLNSKTRAIKKVNCEIITPKDPLQRGCQLSLKFNFDIGIVYNQLIKHGVAVDKRYPNVIRATPVHYYNTFTDVHSFVNVLIKSLKTVEEDLQFH